In a single window of the Elaeis guineensis isolate ETL-2024a chromosome 6, EG11, whole genome shotgun sequence genome:
- the LOC105046827 gene encoding arogenate dehydratase/prephenate dehydratase 1, chloroplastic isoform X3, producing the protein MAVKAVGTWVAGFCETGRSDIGGRRAIAGAAGPNWRSEVSTVGGRLERAGVCMKPVEDVKPMKDENFSSVPPSSEVDGEAGNGGADKQLGKLNRDLPSGLLPSAFSEAAALKAYPRCVAVPCEQFEVAFKAVELWLVDKAVLPIENSVGGSIHRNYDLLLCHRLHIVGEVQMAVNHCLMTLPGVKKEEIKRVLSHPQALAQCEIALSKLGVIRESIDDTALAAQLVASNDLKDAGAVASARAAEIYGLKIVEERIQDTPDNITRFLILAREPIIPRADRLFKTSIVFTLEEGSGVLFKALAVFALRNINLTKIESRPQRKRPLRVVDDSNYGTAKYFDYLFYIDFEASMAEPRAQNALAHLQWFYTSTFWFGVMLGVCMCISALV; encoded by the exons ATGGCTGTGAAGGCGGTTGGGACGTGGGTTGCGGGGTTCTGCGAGACAGGGCGGAGCGATATTGGGGGTAGGAGGGCCATTGCCGGTGCGGCGGGTCCGAATTGGAGGTCGGAGGTGTCGACGGTCGGAGGGAGGTTGGAGCGCGCAGGTGTGTGCATGAAGCCTGTGGAGGATGTGAAGCCTATGAAAGATGAGAACTTCTCGTCGGTGCCGCCCTCGTCGGAGGTGGATGGAGAAGCGGGCAATGGGGGTGCAGACAAGCAGCTCGGCAAGTTGAACAGAGATCTCCCAAGTGGATTATTGCCAA GTGCATTCAGTGAGGCTGCTGCCCTCAAAGCTTACCCTCGGTGTGTAGCTGTTCCCTGTGAACAGTTTGAAGTTGCATTCAAG GCTGTTGAACTTTGGCTAGTTGATAAAGCAGTTCTTCCAATTGAGAATTCTGTAGGTGGAAGCATCCATAGGAACTATGACTTGCTTCTCTGCCATAGGTTGCATATTGTGGGTGAGGTGCAAATGGCTGTTAACCATTGCCTTATGACTCTTCCAGGTGTGAAAAAGGAGGAGATAAAACGTGTTTTAAGCCACCCACAG GCACTTGCTCAGTGTGAGATTGCATTGAGCAAGTTAGGTGTTATTCGAGAAAGCATTGATGATACTGCTCTTGCTGCTCAG CTTGTAGCCTCAAATGATCTAAAGGATGCTGGAGCAGTTGCTAGCGCTCGAGCTGCAGAAATATATGGGCTCAAGATAGTTGAAGAAAGGATTCAGGA TACACCCGACAACATTACTCGTTTCCTTATTTTGGCCAGGGAGCCTATAATTCCAAGAGCAGATAGGCTCTTTAAG ACAAGCATTGTCTTCACTCTTGAAGAAGGTTCTGGAGTATTATTTAAAGCCTTGGCAGTCTTTGCTCTAAGGAATATAAATCTGACAAAG ATTGAAAGCAGGCCACAAAGAAAGCGTCCTTTGAGGGTTGTTGATGACTCAAACTATGGCACTGCCAA GTACTTTGATTATCTATTCTACATTGATTTTGAAGCATCCATGGCTGAACCTCGTGCACAAAATGCCTTGGCTCACCTACAG TGGTTCTATACAAGCACATTTTGGTTTGGTGTCATGCTTGGAGTTTGCATGTGCATTTCTGCTCTAGTTTGA
- the LOC105046827 gene encoding arogenate dehydratase/prephenate dehydratase 2, chloroplastic isoform X2: MAVKAVGTWVAGFCETGRSDIGGRRAIAGAAGPNWRSEVSTVGGRLERAGVCMKPVEDVKPMKDENFSSVPPSSEVDGEAGNGGADKQLGKLNRDLPSGLLPKPLSLTDLTVSSHGSNVRVAYQGCPGAFSEAAALKAYPRCVAVPCEQFEVAFKAVELWLVDKAVLPIENSVGGSIHRNYDLLLCHRLHIVGEVQMAVNHCLMTLPGVKKEEIKRVLSHPQALAQCEIALSKLGVIRESIDDTALAAQLVASNDLKDAGAVASARAAEIYGLKIVEERIQDTPDNITRFLILAREPIIPRADRLFKTSIVFTLEEGSGVLFKALAVFALRNINLTKIESRPQRKRPLRVVDDSNYGTAKYFDYLFYIDFEASMAEPRAQNALAHLQEFATFLRVLGSYPMDTSL, translated from the exons ATGGCTGTGAAGGCGGTTGGGACGTGGGTTGCGGGGTTCTGCGAGACAGGGCGGAGCGATATTGGGGGTAGGAGGGCCATTGCCGGTGCGGCGGGTCCGAATTGGAGGTCGGAGGTGTCGACGGTCGGAGGGAGGTTGGAGCGCGCAGGTGTGTGCATGAAGCCTGTGGAGGATGTGAAGCCTATGAAAGATGAGAACTTCTCGTCGGTGCCGCCCTCGTCGGAGGTGGATGGAGAAGCGGGCAATGGGGGTGCAGACAAGCAGCTCGGCAAGTTGAACAGAGATCTCCCAAGTGGATTATTGCCAA AACCATTATCTTTAACTGATCTAACTGTTTCTAGCCATGGATCTAATGTGCGTGTGGCATATCAG GGTTGTCCAGGTGCATTCAGTGAGGCTGCTGCCCTCAAAGCTTACCCTCGGTGTGTAGCTGTTCCCTGTGAACAGTTTGAAGTTGCATTCAAG GCTGTTGAACTTTGGCTAGTTGATAAAGCAGTTCTTCCAATTGAGAATTCTGTAGGTGGAAGCATCCATAGGAACTATGACTTGCTTCTCTGCCATAGGTTGCATATTGTGGGTGAGGTGCAAATGGCTGTTAACCATTGCCTTATGACTCTTCCAGGTGTGAAAAAGGAGGAGATAAAACGTGTTTTAAGCCACCCACAG GCACTTGCTCAGTGTGAGATTGCATTGAGCAAGTTAGGTGTTATTCGAGAAAGCATTGATGATACTGCTCTTGCTGCTCAG CTTGTAGCCTCAAATGATCTAAAGGATGCTGGAGCAGTTGCTAGCGCTCGAGCTGCAGAAATATATGGGCTCAAGATAGTTGAAGAAAGGATTCAGGA TACACCCGACAACATTACTCGTTTCCTTATTTTGGCCAGGGAGCCTATAATTCCAAGAGCAGATAGGCTCTTTAAG ACAAGCATTGTCTTCACTCTTGAAGAAGGTTCTGGAGTATTATTTAAAGCCTTGGCAGTCTTTGCTCTAAGGAATATAAATCTGACAAAG ATTGAAAGCAGGCCACAAAGAAAGCGTCCTTTGAGGGTTGTTGATGACTCAAACTATGGCACTGCCAA GTACTTTGATTATCTATTCTACATTGATTTTGAAGCATCCATGGCTGAACCTCGTGCACAAAATGCCTTGGCTCACCTACAG GAGTTTGCGACATTCCTTCGAGTTCTCGGCTCTTATCCAATGGACACCTCTCTGTAA
- the LOC105046827 gene encoding arogenate dehydratase/prephenate dehydratase 2, chloroplastic isoform X1, with amino-acid sequence MAVKAVGTWVAGFCETGRSDIGGRRAIAGAAGPNWRSEVSTVGGRLERAGVCMKPVEDVKPMKDENFSSVPPSSEVDGEAGNGGADKQLGKLNRDLPSGLLPKPLSLTDLTVSSHGSNVRVAYQGCPGAFSEAAALKAYPRCVAVPCEQFEVAFKAVELWLVDKAVLPIENSVGGSIHRNYDLLLCHRLHIVGEVQMAVNHCLMTLPGVKKEEIKRVLSHPQALAQCEIALSKLGVIRESIDDTALAAQLVASNDLKDAGAVASARAAEIYGLKIVEERIQDTPDNITRFLILAREPIIPRADRLFKTSIVFTLEEGSGVLFKALAVFALRNINLTKIESRPQRKRPLRVVDDSNYGTAKYFDYLFYIDFEASMAEPRAQNALAHLQWFYTSTFWFGVMLGVCMCISALV; translated from the exons ATGGCTGTGAAGGCGGTTGGGACGTGGGTTGCGGGGTTCTGCGAGACAGGGCGGAGCGATATTGGGGGTAGGAGGGCCATTGCCGGTGCGGCGGGTCCGAATTGGAGGTCGGAGGTGTCGACGGTCGGAGGGAGGTTGGAGCGCGCAGGTGTGTGCATGAAGCCTGTGGAGGATGTGAAGCCTATGAAAGATGAGAACTTCTCGTCGGTGCCGCCCTCGTCGGAGGTGGATGGAGAAGCGGGCAATGGGGGTGCAGACAAGCAGCTCGGCAAGTTGAACAGAGATCTCCCAAGTGGATTATTGCCAA AACCATTATCTTTAACTGATCTAACTGTTTCTAGCCATGGATCTAATGTGCGTGTGGCATATCAG GGTTGTCCAGGTGCATTCAGTGAGGCTGCTGCCCTCAAAGCTTACCCTCGGTGTGTAGCTGTTCCCTGTGAACAGTTTGAAGTTGCATTCAAG GCTGTTGAACTTTGGCTAGTTGATAAAGCAGTTCTTCCAATTGAGAATTCTGTAGGTGGAAGCATCCATAGGAACTATGACTTGCTTCTCTGCCATAGGTTGCATATTGTGGGTGAGGTGCAAATGGCTGTTAACCATTGCCTTATGACTCTTCCAGGTGTGAAAAAGGAGGAGATAAAACGTGTTTTAAGCCACCCACAG GCACTTGCTCAGTGTGAGATTGCATTGAGCAAGTTAGGTGTTATTCGAGAAAGCATTGATGATACTGCTCTTGCTGCTCAG CTTGTAGCCTCAAATGATCTAAAGGATGCTGGAGCAGTTGCTAGCGCTCGAGCTGCAGAAATATATGGGCTCAAGATAGTTGAAGAAAGGATTCAGGA TACACCCGACAACATTACTCGTTTCCTTATTTTGGCCAGGGAGCCTATAATTCCAAGAGCAGATAGGCTCTTTAAG ACAAGCATTGTCTTCACTCTTGAAGAAGGTTCTGGAGTATTATTTAAAGCCTTGGCAGTCTTTGCTCTAAGGAATATAAATCTGACAAAG ATTGAAAGCAGGCCACAAAGAAAGCGTCCTTTGAGGGTTGTTGATGACTCAAACTATGGCACTGCCAA GTACTTTGATTATCTATTCTACATTGATTTTGAAGCATCCATGGCTGAACCTCGTGCACAAAATGCCTTGGCTCACCTACAG TGGTTCTATACAAGCACATTTTGGTTTGGTGTCATGCTTGGAGTTTGCATGTGCATTTCTGCTCTAGTTTGA